The following proteins come from a genomic window of Oceanispirochaeta sp. M1:
- the buk gene encoding butyrate kinase yields the protein MTPLILAVNPGSTSTKAALFRGEELLKEINCPHADEEIKACGGLSGQIDLRKDSLKSLLHEIGNEKLDVVIGRGGLMKPLAGGVYRVNKTMLEDLVSCRYGIHASNLGASLAAELAARYGVENCPAFIADPVVVDEMIPEARISGIKGMERRSIFHALNQKSTGRAAAASMGKAYEDVNLIIAHMGGGISVGAHRKGRVIDVNNALDGEGPFSPERSGTVPAGQLLDLVEKGVPVAEIRRLLTGYGGLASLNGNKDFRILEEDHKKGIKESSTIHKALVLQISQEICSHGATLEGHIDGIVLTGGLANSSLLVEDIIRRIGFLGKVIVIPGEREMQSLAESAYAALLGKREIREYS from the coding sequence ATGACGCCTCTTATTCTGGCAGTGAATCCAGGATCAACCTCTACCAAGGCAGCTCTCTTTCGTGGAGAAGAACTTCTGAAAGAGATTAACTGTCCTCATGCTGATGAGGAGATAAAAGCCTGCGGCGGATTATCCGGACAGATTGATCTCAGGAAAGACTCATTGAAATCACTACTCCATGAAATTGGTAATGAAAAACTTGATGTAGTAATCGGCAGAGGGGGATTGATGAAACCACTGGCCGGCGGAGTTTACAGAGTCAATAAAACCATGCTGGAAGATCTTGTGTCCTGTCGTTACGGAATACATGCCAGCAATCTGGGAGCTTCCCTGGCAGCAGAACTGGCGGCCCGATATGGAGTGGAAAACTGCCCGGCTTTTATTGCAGATCCTGTGGTTGTGGATGAGATGATTCCCGAAGCCCGGATTTCAGGAATAAAAGGGATGGAAAGACGGAGTATCTTCCATGCCCTTAATCAGAAATCCACCGGTAGGGCTGCTGCGGCTTCAATGGGCAAAGCCTATGAAGATGTAAACCTGATCATTGCCCATATGGGGGGAGGAATCTCTGTGGGAGCTCATCGAAAAGGGAGGGTTATCGATGTGAATAACGCCCTTGACGGCGAGGGCCCTTTCTCCCCGGAGCGGAGCGGAACTGTTCCCGCAGGGCAGCTGCTGGATCTTGTAGAAAAGGGAGTTCCTGTAGCAGAAATCCGCCGTCTCCTGACAGGATACGGCGGCCTGGCCTCTCTCAATGGAAATAAAGACTTCAGAATCCTTGAAGAAGACCACAAAAAAGGGATAAAAGAATCCTCAACCATACACAAGGCTCTTGTGCTGCAGATCTCCCAGGAGATCTGCAGCCATGGAGCGACTCTCGAAGGTCATATTGATGGGATTGTTCTTACAGGCGGACTTGCAAACAGCAGTCTGTTAGTTGAAGATATAATAAGAAGAATAGGATTTCTTGGCAAAGTGATTGTCATTCCAGGTGAAAGAGAAATGCAGTCATTGGCTGAAAGTGCCTATGCTGCCCTACTGGGAAAAAGAGAGATAAGGGAGTATTCCTGA
- a CDS encoding phosphate acyltransferase — protein MLLDEILARPEGAKRRVALVKAEHDESLLTVKQALAEEIADFVLIGNADAIREKCEVLDVPLSNCEILDISDDQEAAEKGAALAAEGSVDVLMKGIIHSSVFTRALLNKELGLVPPGGLISHFGIFELPGLPGALGITDSALNIAPDLEQKKIILENALNMMHRLTPRLLQTACIAPVEKVNPKIPATVDAAALAAMEWEGAHVEGPLALDVALSAEAADLKGIESDVAGQPDLLLFPDLNSANAVYKAFAFMPGSRHAGVLAGLSLPVILTSRSDPEEVRSLSLKLAIAASGVTEL, from the coding sequence ATGTTACTGGATGAAATACTGGCTCGCCCTGAGGGAGCAAAAAGAAGGGTGGCTCTGGTTAAGGCAGAGCATGATGAATCGCTTCTCACGGTAAAACAGGCTCTGGCAGAAGAGATTGCTGACTTTGTTCTAATCGGGAATGCTGATGCAATCAGAGAAAAATGTGAAGTACTTGATGTCCCTCTGAGTAATTGTGAAATTTTGGATATTTCGGATGATCAGGAAGCTGCTGAAAAAGGAGCCGCTCTTGCAGCCGAAGGCTCTGTGGATGTTCTGATGAAAGGGATAATCCATAGTTCTGTTTTCACAAGGGCATTATTGAATAAGGAACTGGGACTTGTCCCACCCGGAGGACTTATAAGCCATTTCGGAATATTTGAACTTCCAGGGCTGCCCGGAGCACTGGGAATAACAGATTCAGCACTGAATATAGCACCCGATCTGGAGCAGAAAAAGATAATACTTGAAAATGCCCTGAATATGATGCACCGCCTCACCCCCCGTCTTCTGCAGACAGCATGTATTGCTCCTGTAGAAAAAGTAAATCCAAAGATCCCTGCAACTGTGGATGCCGCTGCCCTGGCGGCAATGGAATGGGAGGGTGCTCATGTAGAAGGCCCCTTAGCCCTGGATGTTGCCCTGTCCGCAGAAGCTGCAGATCTAAAGGGGATTGAGAGTGATGTTGCAGGTCAGCCTGACTTGCTCTTATTTCCCGATCTCAACAGTGCCAATGCTGTGTATAAGGCTTTTGCCTTTATGCCCGGCAGCCGTCATGCAGGAGTCCTGGCGGGACTGAGCCTCCCTGTGATACTCACATCCCGCTCGGACCCCGAAGAAGTCCGCTCACTGTCCCTGAAACTGGCCATAGCTGCCTCGGGAGTCACAGAACTCTAA
- a CDS encoding DUF2804 domain-containing protein — MGLQTEITSSVELLDKKGCLVKPGWSRKPLWSYDRTKIKAGVLGKKEWDYYYVLSPDLKKGVTFTISDLGYAGLMAVCYLDFERGEFYQADTIAPLTRGKLTKHAPGGDLGDEVIEFSDKVLSIRYEFKKGSRRIIFSVPGMEIPGGGNGLSGDIFLDQPPEMESINIATSWKENPRRFYYNRKINCMRASGSFKAGTEIFELNRDSDMGGLDWGRGAWTYVNRWFWSSAGGMQKGHSFGFNLGYGFTDRTPATENTLFYDGVAHKLEDVEFHYDSSDYTKPWFLSDNLGRLKLDFKPLLDRSSAVNLLLIRSVQHQVFGYFSGTVILDDGTELVLENLLGFAEDVYNRY, encoded by the coding sequence ATGGGATTGCAGACTGAAATTACATCTTCTGTTGAACTGCTGGATAAAAAGGGGTGCCTTGTTAAGCCCGGTTGGAGCCGGAAGCCTCTGTGGAGCTATGACAGGACAAAAATTAAAGCAGGAGTTCTGGGAAAGAAGGAGTGGGACTATTACTATGTTCTCTCTCCGGATCTGAAGAAAGGAGTTACCTTTACTATCAGTGATCTTGGGTATGCGGGACTTATGGCAGTCTGTTATCTGGATTTTGAGAGGGGTGAATTTTACCAGGCGGATACAATAGCCCCTCTGACACGTGGAAAACTTACAAAGCATGCCCCCGGTGGAGATCTGGGAGATGAAGTCATTGAATTCTCCGATAAGGTTCTTTCCATCCGCTATGAATTTAAAAAGGGGAGTCGCAGAATTATATTTTCAGTACCAGGAATGGAAATCCCCGGTGGAGGAAACGGACTGTCAGGAGATATATTCCTGGATCAGCCGCCTGAAATGGAGAGCATTAATATTGCCACTTCCTGGAAGGAAAACCCCCGCCGTTTCTATTACAACAGGAAAATAAACTGCATGAGAGCTTCCGGTTCATTCAAGGCAGGGACTGAGATATTTGAGCTGAACCGTGACAGTGATATGGGTGGTCTGGACTGGGGCCGGGGGGCCTGGACCTATGTAAACAGATGGTTCTGGAGCTCTGCCGGTGGTATGCAAAAAGGGCATAGTTTCGGGTTCAATCTGGGCTACGGATTTACAGACAGGACTCCCGCAACAGAGAATACTCTTTTCTATGATGGAGTTGCCCATAAACTGGAAGATGTTGAATTTCATTATGACTCTTCAGACTATACAAAACCCTGGTTTCTATCAGACAATCTGGGTAGGCTGAAACTTGATTTCAAGCCTCTTCTTGATAGAAGCTCAGCAGTGAATCTATTGTTGATTCGCTCCGTTCAGCATCAGGTCTTCGGGTATTTTTCAGGAACTGTGATACTGGATGACGGGACCGAGCTGGTTTTAGAGAATCTTCTGGGCTTTGCCGAGGATGTTTACAACCGTTATTAG
- a CDS encoding Pr6Pr family membrane protein — translation MLKSRLQFIIRITAFIIALGGTFSRIFLSLNGDMGSNVFLYFTVQSNLIVCLYLGIEVLGRSKPMKPAVQGGVLMYITITGLVYNILLAPGWHPEGIDLLITTINHTITPLLFLLDWILSQEYGTYRKKHLLYWLIYPLCYALFASIEGALTGDFRYFFMDFINQSTREYLLLMLMVILVFLFIGFVILKFNNLNLRRKEAENGIAD, via the coding sequence ATGTTGAAAAGCAGACTTCAGTTTATAATCCGAATTACAGCTTTTATTATCGCTCTGGGTGGAACATTCAGCAGGATATTTCTTTCTCTGAACGGGGATATGGGAAGTAATGTCTTTCTCTATTTTACTGTTCAGAGCAATCTGATAGTCTGTCTATACCTGGGGATTGAAGTATTGGGCCGGTCGAAACCCATGAAGCCCGCAGTACAGGGTGGAGTCCTGATGTATATCACCATAACCGGCCTTGTTTATAATATCCTTCTAGCCCCCGGATGGCATCCTGAAGGTATCGACCTGCTTATCACAACTATCAACCATACGATCACTCCCCTCCTCTTTCTTCTGGACTGGATTCTGTCCCAGGAGTATGGAACATACAGAAAAAAGCATCTTTTATACTGGCTGATTTATCCTCTTTGTTATGCTCTCTTTGCAAGCATCGAAGGAGCTCTGACCGGGGATTTCCGCTATTTCTTTATGGATTTTATTAATCAGAGTACCCGGGAGTATCTTCTTTTGATGCTGATGGTCATCCTTGTATTTCTCTTCATAGGATTCGTTATCCTGAAATTTAATAACCTTAACCTGAGACGAAAGGAGGCTGAAAATGGGATTGCAGACTGA